The Candidatus Limnocylindria bacterium genome has a window encoding:
- a CDS encoding NUDIX hydrolase N-terminal domain-containing protein: MRPSEQLRFWAHELAAMARTGLEFATNDYDRDRFERMLTIGGDMASMTIDAEFTPERPYLADVGIASPKVGCSVAAFDDAGRVVLIKRADNGRWALPGGYAEVGSPPSVNALRELHEETGFHAELERLIGVYDNKSLGGISPYQFYICCFRARITGGDATPSVETPEVALTDPASLPEDMSLLQRTMLADSLKRDAPAVYQ; the protein is encoded by the coding sequence ATGCGTCCTTCCGAGCAGCTGCGCTTCTGGGCCCACGAGCTCGCGGCAATGGCGCGCACCGGACTGGAGTTCGCGACGAACGACTACGACCGCGACCGCTTTGAGCGGATGCTCACGATCGGTGGCGACATGGCCTCGATGACGATCGACGCTGAGTTCACGCCGGAACGGCCCTACCTCGCGGACGTGGGCATCGCGAGCCCGAAGGTCGGCTGCTCCGTCGCTGCTTTCGACGACGCAGGCCGGGTGGTCCTCATCAAGCGCGCAGACAACGGGCGCTGGGCGCTGCCCGGCGGTTACGCCGAGGTCGGATCGCCGCCGTCGGTGAACGCGCTGCGAGAGCTCCACGAGGAGACGGGATTCCACGCCGAGCTCGAGCGGCTCATCGGCGTCTACGACAACAAGAGCCTTGGGGGGATCTCGCCGTACCAGTTCTACATCTGCTGCTTCCGCGCGCGGATCACCGGCGGCGATGCGACACCGTCCGTCGAGACACCTGAGGTCGCGCTTACCGACCCTGCGTCGTTGCCGGAGGACATGTCGCTGCTACAGCGCACGATGCTGGCCGACTCGCTGAAGCGCGACGCGCCCGCGGTGTACCAGTGA
- a CDS encoding DUF554 domain-containing protein, whose protein sequence is MSALSGTLLNAFTVLVGGLLGTVLGDRLPERLRENVVRGVGLFTLAMGTKFAIDTSNLLYMLGSILLGGVIGSLWGVDRRLNDLGAALQRRFAARGRGGTVAEAFVTASIVFCVGPLTFLGSIQNGLTGDASLLAIKSVLDGFTSIALAATLGWGVLLTIPLILLYQGGLALGASVFVGLLTDLQLREMSAVGGLLIIGVGLKLLNIRDVKVADYLPAILVAPLLVAAVVRVKEALGL, encoded by the coding sequence TTGTCAGCGCTCTCGGGGACGCTCCTCAACGCATTCACCGTCCTCGTCGGCGGATTGCTCGGCACCGTCCTCGGCGACCGGCTCCCCGAACGCCTTCGCGAGAATGTGGTGCGCGGCGTGGGGCTGTTCACCCTGGCCATGGGCACGAAGTTCGCGATCGACACGTCGAACCTGCTCTACATGCTCGGCAGCATCCTGCTCGGCGGCGTCATCGGATCGCTGTGGGGCGTCGACCGTCGCCTGAACGATCTCGGCGCGGCGCTGCAGCGCCGCTTCGCCGCGCGCGGCCGAGGGGGCACGGTGGCCGAGGCGTTCGTGACGGCGTCGATCGTCTTCTGCGTCGGCCCGCTCACGTTCCTCGGCTCGATCCAGAACGGGCTCACCGGGGACGCGAGCCTGCTCGCGATCAAAAGCGTGCTCGATGGCTTCACCTCGATCGCCCTCGCGGCGACGCTCGGCTGGGGCGTGCTCCTCACGATCCCGCTCATCCTTCTCTATCAGGGCGGCCTCGCGCTGGGCGCGTCGGTGTTCGTCGGTCTGCTCACCGACCTGCAGCTTCGCGAGATGAGCGCCGTCGGCGGCTTGCTCATCATCGGCGTGGGGCTGAAACTGTTGAATATCCGCGACGTGAAGGTTGCGGACTACCTGCCCGCGATCCTCGTCGCGCCGCTCCTCGTGGCGGCGGTCGTTCGCGTCAAGGAGGCACTCGGACTATGA